The following proteins are encoded in a genomic region of Ornithodoros turicata isolate Travis chromosome 6, ASM3712646v1, whole genome shotgun sequence:
- the LOC135398533 gene encoding uncharacterized protein LOC135398533 has translation MLQDLVPLKDKVCAMSETLVQMESSLQVMSDKYDQVLSELSHQKQEIGALQKRVDKIEHSAVQLSALESVKRDLNDLEQYGRRNNLEIHGIPYAPNESLLDKLSEVAAVLNVPQPDTNSIEAIHRLPFTPGKIPAVIVRFTNRSICERWLANRSKLRTHKIHNQNIYVNENLTASNRKLFYDARMRAKDLHYKFVWHKYGAIYVRKDESAKPIRVSSTVDLNNLV, from the coding sequence ATGCTCCAAGACCTCGTGCCGCTAAAAGATAAAGTGTGTGCCATGAGCGAAACACTTGTTCAGATGGAGAGCTCGCTTCAAGTAATGTCTGACAAATATGACCAAGTACTCTCCGAACTTTCCCATCAGAAACAGGAAATAGGCGCCCTTCAAAAGCGTGTAGACAAGATTGAACACAGTGCCGTTCAACTGAGCGCGCTGGAAAGCGTAAAACGGGATCTAAACGACCTTGAGCAATATGGCCGGAGGAATAATCTTGAAATCCATGGTATTCCTTATGCCCCGAACGAGAGTCTCTTAGACAAACTAAGCGAAGTTGCAGCAGTTCTGAATGTGCCTCAGCCAGACACCAACAGCATCGAAGCAATTCACAGGCTACCATTCACACCGGGAAAAATCCCCGCAGTAATCGTCCGGTTCACGAACAGATCCATTTGTGAACGTTGGCTGGCCAACAGAAGCAAGCTTCGAACCCATAAAATTCACAACCAAAACATATATGTTAACGAGAACTTGACCGCATCCAATCGAAAACTGTTCTACGACGCTCGAATGCGCGCCAAGGACTTGCACTACAAATTTGTATGGCATAAGTACGGTGCCATATATGTAAGAAAGGACGAATCTGCAAAACCCATCCGTGTTAGCTCCACCGTGGACCTTAACAACCTCGTTTAA